The Candidatus Methanomethylophilaceae archaeon genome contains a region encoding:
- a CDS encoding glycerol dehydrogenase, with the protein MRSEPAQPQPQQQKPRAGSRETAWRLFSSEFNGCRLEIKAAEEKVPSYVVTPLGAKVNRVLIAGVLTEIEDRGTEEEHMWTCRVQDPAGYFYVNAGRFQPEASAAMASLSAPCYVAAVGKVRMYRRDDGSIAMSVRPERIMQIDERTYMEWVLDAAKSTWNRLKNMKRACGIPNATAETLMDMGSSPAEAEGIIYALDNDEPPSSEPYLKAIQSALRKLLPEDGVDFGFPDADDVGPDEVLIDGEGIAQTRPAQTETPSRSKAAAEDAILRLLGELDTDGRGAPRDELERRAESMGISSVELEEISNSLMDKGLVYEPSLRYIKLI; encoded by the coding sequence CTGCGCAGCGAACCGGCCCAGCCGCAGCCCCAGCAGCAGAAACCCCGCGCCGGATCCAGGGAGACCGCCTGGAGACTGTTCTCGTCGGAATTCAACGGCTGCAGATTGGAGATCAAAGCGGCCGAGGAGAAGGTCCCGTCGTACGTCGTCACGCCCCTGGGCGCCAAGGTGAACAGGGTCCTGATCGCCGGCGTCCTGACCGAGATAGAGGACAGGGGAACAGAAGAGGAGCACATGTGGACCTGCCGCGTGCAGGATCCCGCGGGATACTTCTACGTCAACGCCGGAAGATTCCAGCCCGAGGCGTCGGCCGCTATGGCATCCCTGAGCGCCCCCTGCTACGTCGCCGCCGTCGGAAAGGTCAGGATGTACCGCAGGGACGACGGGAGCATAGCGATGAGCGTCAGGCCCGAGCGCATAATGCAGATCGACGAGAGGACCTACATGGAATGGGTGCTTGACGCCGCGAAATCCACGTGGAACAGGCTCAAGAACATGAAGAGAGCCTGCGGAATCCCCAACGCCACCGCGGAGACCCTCATGGACATGGGTTCCAGCCCCGCCGAAGCCGAGGGAATAATCTATGCCCTGGACAACGACGAGCCGCCGTCCTCGGAGCCTTACCTCAAAGCGATCCAGAGCGCCCTCAGGAAGCTTCTGCCGGAGGACGGAGTTGACTTCGGGTTCCCGGATGCCGACGATGTCGGTCCGGATGAGGTGCTCATCGACGGCGAAGGCATAGCCCAGACCCGCCCGGCCCAGACGGAAACCCCGTCCCGCAGCAAAGCGGCCGCCGAAGACGCGATACTGAGGCTTCTCGGGGAATTGGACACCGACGGCAGAGGCGCCCCCAGAGACGAGCTGGAAAGGCGCGCCGAGAGCATGGGAATCAGCAGCGTGGAGCTCGAAGAGATATCCAACAGCCTCATGGACAAAGGACTCGTCTACGAGCCTTCTCTCAGATACATCAAGCTGATCTGA